The Methylocella silvestris BL2 DNA segment GCGCTTCGCCGCCCAATTGCTGCGGACGAAGCGGCTGTCGGAGCCAGGCGCGCCCGAGGTGCCGATCGAGATCGTGCCCCAGGGCGGACATATCAAGGTCGGCCCCTTCGCCGTCGAATTCATCGCCATGGCGCATTCGATCCCGGAAAGCTGCGCGCTGGCGATCCGGACGCCGCTCGGGACGGTGATTCATTCCGGCGATTGGAAGATCGACGCCGAGCCGGGCCTTGGCGCGCCGACGGACGCACGGCGGCTCTCGGAGATCGGCGACGAAGGCGTGCTGGCGCTTGTCTGCGATTCGACCAACATCCTGCGCGAGGGCATCAGCCCCTCGGAAGGCGAGGTCGCCAGAACCTTGCGCGAAGTGATCGCGGGCACAACCGGCCGCGTCGTCGTGACCACCTTCGCTTCCAATGTCGCGCGCATCCGCGCCGTGGCGCTCGCCGCCGCTGCGGCCGGCCGCAGCGTCGTCCTCGCCGGGCGCGCCATGGAGCGGGTCGTCGCGGTCGCGCGCGACTGCGGCTACCTCGATGGCGTGCCCGATTTCTTCGGGATCGACGCCTTCGCCCATCTGCCGCGCGACCGGGTGGCGCTGATCGCGACCGGAAGCCAGGGCGAACCGCGCGCCGCCATCGCCCGCATATCCGAAGGCGAGCATCCGGCGATCTCGCTCACCGCCGGCGACAAGGTGATTTTTTCCTCGCGGACGATCCCCGGCAATGAGCGAGAGGTCGGGCGCATCATCAATAATTTCATCCGCTCCGGCATTGAGATCGTCACCGACCGCAACGCGCTGGTGCACGCCTCCGGCCATCCGCGCCGCGGCGAGGTGTCGGAGCTTTACGCCTGGGTCCGGCCGCAGATCGCAATCCCGGCGCATGGCGAGGATCTCCATCTCGCCGAACATGCGATTTTCGCGCGGGCGATGGGCGTGCCTCACGTCATTCCGGCGCGTAATGGCGACATCGTCGCGCTGGCCCCCGGACAAGCGGCGATCGTCGGCGAGGCGCCGTCCGGCCGGTTGCTCAAGGACGGCAATATATTCGTCTCCGCGACCGACGAGGCGCCGCGGATGCGCCAGAAACTCGCCGCCTCGGGCATTATCACCATCGCCCTTGCGGTGACGGCGAAGGGCGATCTCGCCGGCGTGCCGGATGTGATGACCGCCGGCATTCCGACGCGCGGGCATGGCGGCGCCCCAATGGACGCCATCGTCGATGACGCCATGTTCCAGACCTTCGATCATCTGCCGCGGCAAAAGCGGCGCGACGCCGACGTCGTTTCGAGCGCGATCGAAAAGGCCGTGCGCAACGCGGTCGCCCAGGCTTGGGGCAAGCGTCCGTCGGTGCATGTGCTCGTCGTCGAAATATGACCTTTGACGCAATTGTCGCCGCACGTCGGCGCCGGTAATCACGTTCAGGATCCATCAATCGAGCTAGGGGCGCCCGCATGATCGGACGGTTGAACCATGTCGCGATCGCGGTGAAGGAGCTCGCCCCGGCGGCGGCGCAATATCGCAACGCGCTTGGCGCCAAGGTGAGCGAACCCGAGCCCTTGCCCGACCATGGCGTCACCGTGGTCTTCATCACGCTGGACAACGCCAAGATCGAGCTGCTCGAGCCGCTCGGGGAAGCCTCGCCAATCGCCGATTTCGTCGCCCGAAACCCCAAGGGCGCCATTCACCACATTTGCTATGAGGTGGATGATATTGTCGCCGCCAGAGACCGATTGCACGCAAGCGGCGCGCGCGTGCTCGGCGGCGGCGAGCCGAAAATCGGCGCGCATGGCAAGCCGGTGCTGTTTCTTCATCCCGGCGATTTCTCTGGAACTTTGATAGAACTCGAGCAGGCTTGAGCGCCCGATTCTGAAAACATTTCGCGAACATCTTGCAGTTTCGAACAAACTGTGAACAAATATCTCTCAACAGTTGCGGCCGCGCCCAAATTGATGCAAACGGGAGCGCGCGTTTTGGTTGAGTGATTCGCGGTGATTCGTTTTTTTAACACGATTTTCCACGGACTTGCAGCCGTGCTGCATCGCAAAGCGGCGGCCGCCGAGGCCGAGCGTATGATCGCCCGCTTTAACGACCGCGCCTATTTCGAAGCGCGCGACCGAGCCAGGGGCCGTTGCATCGACGGCGAAGGGTCGCCGCGCTATTGGGCCCGCGTCAAGCGCGAGATCGCCAGGCGGCAAAATATCGCCATCGGCCTCGCCGGAGCCGATCTTCGCGCCTAGAGCGCGATGGATCTGAACCATACGCTTGGCCCTCGCAACTAGTCTTCAAACCCCGTTTAGCCTTGATCCCGCGTCGCCGCGGCCATTCGGCGCGACAAAATGTGGCGGCGCGCGTCGTTGCGCCCGCCATTGGCGGACGGCGTCCCCTTCCTCAATAGAGAAAATGTGATGATCGGCGGCGCGGTCCCGCCGCTATCCTGATCCAGGCTCAAACTGGCGGCGGCGGCCACGACGGGCGTCAGCCGCGAAGGGCGCCAGCCGGATGCCCTCCGGCGATCTGGATGGTTCAAGCATGCTGAAATTGAGGCTTGTCGCAGGCGTCCTTGCCGCGCTCTTTTTTGCCGGCGCGACGGCCGCGCAGGCGGCGCCAGTGGCGGACGCCTATTTCTCCGCCGACGGACGCGATGCGCGCGGCGATGCGATCGGCGCCGATTGCACAAGATCCGCGCCTTGCTCGAGCGTTCGCAAGGCTCTCGATTTTCTGAAAGCCAATGTCACGCGCAACCCGGATCGTGATTATACGCTCGCCTTCAGCGATCGCGGCGGCCCGTTCTACCTCGACGACACGCTGCTGTTCACGACGGCGCACACGCCTGCGGCCGGCCATTTCGCCAATCTGATCGCCTTTCCGGGCAAGGCGCCGGTCTTTAGCGGCGGAACGGATATTTCGGGATCATTCAAGGCGGCGACGCTGCCGACGAACGGCGCCCCGGCCTGTGTCTCGCGCTGGCTCGCGCCTTATGCGCCGCTGACCAACGCCAATAAAACGTCCTGGCGCTATGTCGGCGTCATGTGGGTCGATGGGCGCCGCGTGCAGCAGGTCATCAGCCCGCGCAAGGGCAATCCATGGAAAACCATTCCCGGCGCGCCGGGAAGCCCCGTGGGGGCGAGCGTCCCCTCCACCCTGACGGCGACGTTCAGCGCCGGCAAGCCGGACGTTTCCGTCAGCGATCTCTCGAAAATCGGCGAGGTCGGCGAGACGATCGGCTTTAATTCCAGCGTCGGCTCGTTCAAATGGATCACCCGTTACTGGATCTTGAGCAAGAGCGCCGCCGCGGGAAGCGGGACGGTTACGCTTGCGAGCGCTCCGAACGGGCTGCCCCGAATCGCCTCCGACAGCGGGACGTCGATTGTTCAGGATCCGGTTCAATCGACGAACGCCGGCGACAGGACGCGGCTTGGCGGCGTCAACCGGTTCCCTGTTAACGGCGATGACGCGCTCAGCGCCTATAATCAAACCGATGTGAAAATCCAGCTCCCCGGTTCAGCCTCGCAATCTTCGCTCGTCCCGGTCGAGAGCGCAGAGCCCGGCATGGTGACGGTGAACAGCCATCTGCATGCCTGGGGAAAGATCTATGGCGGAACAGGCTACCGCGTCTGGAACCGCTTTGAAGATCTTGGCGCGGGCGGCTACGCCGGCGAGCTTTATACCGACCGGACGACCGGCGCGCTTTATTACACGCCGCGGCGCGGCGAGGATTGCGCTTCGATCAAGGTTGTGATCCCGCGCCTCAAGCAATTGCTGCGGATTTCCAACGCGAAGGCCGATATCGCCCGCGTGGGCGGCAAGCTGGGCGCGCCGGTTGGCAATCTCAATATCACAGGCGTTTCATTCCAGCATACCAACAGCACCGTATTTACGGGCGAACATGATCTTGCCGGAGCGACGGGCGGCTTCATGGGCACGCCATCCGCCACCGTGCTTGCGCTTACGCCGTCGGTGGTCACAATCGGGGCGAAACAGGTCGTCTTCGATGGGATCGAGGTGACCCACTCCGGCGGCGCCGGCCTCTACATGGCGTTCGGATCCTCGCATATCACATTGAAGAATAGCCGAATCCACGAAGCCGGCGGAACGCTTGTCGGCTCCGGCACGGCGGTCGAGTATTACCTTAAATATCAGCATAATAACGATGCTGGCTATTACGGCGTCAGCGACTTCGGCCCCTCGACCAAATCGAGCCGCGCCGATCTCTCGGGCTGCTGCCAGACGCTGCATAACAACTTCATCTTTGGCGCGGGCGAGGTCTCGACCGGAGCAAGCTGCGTCTCCTTCGTCGGGCTGCTCAAATATGAGGTGACCTACAACAGCATTCACGACTGCACGAGCTTCGGCCTCGCCAACGCCCAGAGCCACGGGGAGAGGGGCGCGCCCTATTTCAGCGGCTTGTATGACCCCTATTCCTATGAGTCCAATATTTCCCACAATGAAATCTATTATTGCGGCTATGAGACCAATCTCGATGGGGTTTCGGTCCCGGGTTCGTCTATGGCGAATGACTTCGGCTGTTTCTACAGCAATGGACCGGTCGACGGCGCAGGCGATGGATCGCAACAAGGACTCACCTTCAGCTACAATAGCGTCCATGACGTGAGTTCAGGCGCCTATCAGACCGTGATGTGGAACGGCAGGGTCAGGCCGCATGGCTACGATGGCGTGCTCGACTACCATGACGGCAATATTTCCTTTGGCCTCACCTTGCATCATAATCTGTTCTACAATCGGGCCAAGGTGAACGGATATACGCCTTACGCCAACCGCCTGGCCCAACACACCGGTAATTTGCGCGACAAGATCTACAATAACATCTTTGCCAGCGTCTTCCCGGAAGGCTACGCCTATGGCGCCGACTATGCGATCCAACTGACGGTCCCGCCCTGGGACTTTAGGTGGATCGCCGGACATCCCTGGGGCGGGGCCGGCGAACAGAGTTGCGGGCTTGCCGAAAAACAGAGCTGCTATGTCATCAACAATGGCGTGCTCTATGTGCTCAAGGCCGTCTGTGACAAGGCCGCACCATGCATTGCAGGCGATAAGCCGCCAGGCTGCGCGCCAGGCGAGACATGCTCGGACGGCGCGCTGAACTGGACTGCTCTAAAGGCGCTTTATGATCCGGTCCTGACGGCGACGCGCAATATCTTTGCCTGGCAAGTCGTCAATTCGCAAAAGGCGGGCGCGCCGCAAAGCGGAAACGAGGTCCCGCCGTTCAGCCAATTCTTCAAATTTGACTTCAATCTCTTTTACCAGGCGGGCGAGACGCTGGTCGATTATGTGCGCCTGGGCAAGCCTCCGACGAGCTTTGTCGATTGGCGCGCTCTCTACGGACAGGACGTCCATTCGATCGTCAACGAGGACCCGAACTTCATGGATCTCGCCAATGGCGATTTCAACTTCCGGGCGGAGGGGCGCGGCGCGCCCTGCCATGGCGGGCGTGGGGGCGTTTCGCCGGCATGTGCGCTCGGCTTCGAGCCGTGGGACTATAGCGATGTCGGGGCGCGGGAAGGCGACAGGCGGACAATTGCGGAAGATTCGCGGGCCGGCGCGCCGGCGAAGGCCGAGCCGCGAACGGATCGCCCTTGACTTCGCTTCCGCGCTCCGTAAGAACAGCGGCGGCGCAGTGGACGCAGCGCAGCGTGCGCCAAAGTCAGCGCAAAGCGGGCGCGTAGCTCAGCGGGAGAGCACTCCCTTCACACGGGAGGGGTCACAGGTTCAATCCCTGTCGCGCCCACCACTCAAGCATTTGATTAATAAAAAAATTTTTTGAATCG contains these protein-coding regions:
- a CDS encoding ribonuclease J, producing MNAANDELVFAPLGGLGEIGMNLALYGFGPKGRMKWLMVDCGIAFAGPEHAGIDIIIPDVSFIEKMREDLVGLVITHAHEDHIGAVADIWPKLGCPLYATRFAAQLLRTKRLSEPGAPEVPIEIVPQGGHIKVGPFAVEFIAMAHSIPESCALAIRTPLGTVIHSGDWKIDAEPGLGAPTDARRLSEIGDEGVLALVCDSTNILREGISPSEGEVARTLREVIAGTTGRVVVTTFASNVARIRAVALAAAAAGRSVVLAGRAMERVVAVARDCGYLDGVPDFFGIDAFAHLPRDRVALIATGSQGEPRAAIARISEGEHPAISLTAGDKVIFSSRTIPGNEREVGRIINNFIRSGIEIVTDRNALVHASGHPRRGEVSELYAWVRPQIAIPAHGEDLHLAEHAIFARAMGVPHVIPARNGDIVALAPGQAAIVGEAPSGRLLKDGNIFVSATDEAPRMRQKLAASGIITIALAVTAKGDLAGVPDVMTAGIPTRGHGGAPMDAIVDDAMFQTFDHLPRQKRRDADVVSSAIEKAVRNAVAQAWGKRPSVHVLVVEI
- the mce gene encoding methylmalonyl-CoA epimerase codes for the protein MIGRLNHVAIAVKELAPAAAQYRNALGAKVSEPEPLPDHGVTVVFITLDNAKIELLEPLGEASPIADFVARNPKGAIHHICYEVDDIVAARDRLHASGARVLGGGEPKIGAHGKPVLFLHPGDFSGTLIELEQA